From one Haloplasma contractile SSD-17B genomic stretch:
- the dapD gene encoding 2,3,4,5-tetrahydropyridine-2,6-dicarboxylate N-acetyltransferase, with protein sequence MNENLTDAYAIARFIKDAKKSTPVKLYVKGNLGAIDFSNVKTFGDNDFRIVFGEFDDVRELLEINESNITEYHIENDRRNSAIPLLDMKHIQARIEPGAMIRDRVKIGKNAVIMMGAVINIGAEIGENTMIDMNTVIGARGTIGNNVHVGAGAVVAGVLEPPSKTPVIIEDEAVIGANAVILEGVRVGKGAVVAAGAIVTRDVEPNSVVAGTPARVIKEKDAALADKVRILDELRG encoded by the coding sequence ATGAATGAAAATTTAACAGATGCATATGCAATTGCTCGGTTTATAAAAGATGCCAAAAAATCAACGCCTGTAAAATTATATGTAAAGGGTAATCTAGGAGCTATTGATTTTTCAAATGTAAAAACATTTGGAGACAATGACTTTAGAATAGTATTTGGTGAATTCGACGATGTACGAGAATTATTAGAAATAAATGAGAGTAATATAACTGAATATCATATAGAAAATGACCGTCGAAACTCAGCGATTCCACTGCTAGACATGAAACATATTCAAGCACGAATTGAACCCGGTGCTATGATAAGAGATCGAGTAAAGATTGGTAAGAATGCAGTAATAATGATGGGAGCAGTTATAAATATAGGTGCTGAGATAGGTGAAAATACCATGATCGATATGAATACAGTAATAGGAGCACGTGGCACAATAGGAAACAATGTACATGTAGGAGCCGGCGCAGTTGTTGCAGGAGTTTTAGAACCACCTAGTAAGACACCAGTAATTATAGAAGATGAAGCTGTAATAGGAGCAAATGCTGTTATTTTAGAAGGTGTGAGAGTAGGAAAGGGAGCTGTCGTTGCAGCAGGGGCTATTGTTACAAGAGATGTAGAACCAAACAGTGTCGTTGCAGGAACCCCTGCAAGAGTCATTAAAGAAAAAGATGCAGCCCTAGCTGATAAAGTAAGAATACTAGATGAACTAAGAGGTTAA
- the dapA gene encoding 4-hydroxy-tetrahydrodipicolinate synthase, whose product MKLFKGSGVALVTPFKDDKINDEKLKQMIEWHIDHKTDAIIICGTTGESATLSKEEKKHLIELSVKCASGRIPIIAGTGSNNTKIAVELSKYAETVGADGLLVVTPYYNKTTQNGILAHYETIANAVTIPIILYSVQGRTGLNIDPDTVVKLSKYNNIVGIKEASGDISQVAEIASRVSEDFYIYSGNDDQIVPVMSIGGVGVISVVANILPEMTHNLVDNYLKGYISESKNIQLKLNKLIKSLFIETNPIPIKEALNVMQFDVGPTRLPLVNMSKDNREILEQEMINLGLLPKE is encoded by the coding sequence ATGAAATTATTTAAAGGTTCAGGAGTCGCATTAGTAACTCCATTTAAAGACGATAAAATTAATGATGAAAAATTGAAACAAATGATTGAGTGGCATATTGATCATAAGACAGATGCTATAATCATTTGCGGTACAACTGGTGAATCAGCGACATTATCAAAAGAAGAAAAGAAACATCTAATCGAATTGTCAGTTAAATGTGCAAGCGGTAGAATTCCCATAATAGCAGGTACTGGGAGTAATAATACAAAGATAGCTGTAGAATTAAGTAAGTATGCAGAAACAGTGGGAGCTGATGGATTATTAGTAGTAACTCCTTATTATAATAAAACAACGCAGAATGGGATTCTTGCACATTATGAAACAATAGCAAATGCAGTAACAATACCAATTATACTTTATAGTGTTCAAGGAAGAACAGGTCTTAATATCGACCCTGATACTGTTGTTAAATTGTCAAAGTATAACAATATAGTAGGTATAAAGGAAGCAAGTGGCGATATTAGTCAAGTAGCTGAAATTGCAAGTCGTGTATCTGAAGACTTCTATATTTATTCAGGCAATGATGATCAGATTGTACCTGTAATGTCTATTGGAGGAGTAGGGGTTATTTCTGTAGTTGCGAATATTTTACCAGAAATGACACATAACCTTGTGGATAACTACTTAAAGGGGTATATTTCAGAGTCAAAAAACATACAACTAAAATTAAATAAATTAATTAAGTCTTTATTTATAGAAACCAACCCTATTCCAATAAAAGAAGCATTAAATGTAATGCAATTTGATGTAGGACCTACAAGGTTACCTTTAGTAAATATGTCTAAAGATAATAGAGAAATATTAGAACAGGAAATGATCAATTTAGGACTACTACCGAAGGAGTGA
- the dapB gene encoding 4-hydroxy-tetrahydrodipicolinate reductase: MIKTVLYGVNGKMGNVLRNKIKDSKEFTVVSGYNHENEDLNSYDFPIYNDINQFSAEADVIIDFSHPNNLKTLLEHANKKKIPTVIATTGYNEQQLREIKDASKKVPILLSSNMSLGINVITRVLRQLSSFLYNEDFDIEIIEKHHNKKIDSPSGTANLLANTINMELNQDNQYVHGRVGNETIRKKNEIGIHAVRGGTIPGEHQVIFAGDDEIIEFKHTALSKDIFALGAMKAAKFISKQSEGLYTMDDLFKL, from the coding sequence GTGATTAAGACAGTATTGTACGGAGTAAATGGTAAGATGGGAAACGTTTTAAGAAACAAAATAAAGGATAGTAAAGAGTTTACAGTCGTATCAGGATACAATCATGAGAACGAAGATCTGAATAGTTATGATTTTCCCATATATAATGATATCAATCAATTTAGCGCTGAAGCTGATGTGATTATTGATTTTTCCCATCCTAATAATTTAAAAACACTACTAGAACATGCGAATAAGAAGAAAATACCAACAGTGATTGCTACAACAGGATATAATGAACAGCAACTAAGAGAGATTAAGGATGCATCAAAAAAAGTCCCAATCTTACTTTCTTCTAATATGTCACTTGGAATAAATGTTATTACTAGGGTGTTAAGACAATTATCATCATTCCTATATAATGAAGACTTTGATATCGAAATCATAGAAAAACACCATAATAAAAAAATTGATTCACCTAGCGGTACAGCAAATTTATTGGCTAATACAATTAACATGGAGTTAAACCAAGACAATCAATATGTACATGGTCGAGTGGGAAATGAGACAATACGTAAAAAAAATGAAATTGGAATTCATGCGGTTAGAGGTGGTACAATTCCTGGTGAACATCAAGTAATATTTGCAGGTGATGATGAAATAATAGAGTTTAAACATACAGCACTATCAAAAGATATATTTGCATTAGGAGCGATGAAAGCAGCAAAATTTATCAGTAAACAATCAGAAGGTTTATATACAATGGATGATTTGTTTAAATTATAA